Proteins encoded together in one Streptomyces sp. TLI_171 window:
- a CDS encoding ABC transporter ATP-binding protein — protein sequence MADAALDTVKEATVVDTDKARVPTVVVDDVHIVYKVHGAGAGKGSATSALSRIITRKKSPSIREVHAVRGISFTAYKGEAVGLIGSNGSGKSTMLAAIAGLLPTEKGAIYTNGQPSLLGVNAALMNDLTGERNVVLGCLAMGMSPAQVRERYQNIVDFSGINEKGDFISLPMRTYSSGMGARLRFSIAAAKTHDVLLIDEALATGDQGFQQRSKARINELRKEAGTVFLVSHDNNAIREVCERTIWIEHGELIMDGPTEEVVRRYEKGDRP from the coding sequence GTGGCTGACGCAGCGCTCGACACCGTCAAGGAGGCCACCGTGGTGGACACCGACAAGGCCCGGGTCCCCACCGTGGTGGTGGACGACGTGCACATCGTCTACAAGGTGCACGGCGCGGGCGCCGGCAAGGGCAGCGCCACGTCCGCGCTGAGCCGGATCATCACCCGCAAGAAGTCGCCCTCGATCCGCGAGGTGCACGCGGTGCGCGGCATCAGCTTCACCGCGTACAAGGGCGAGGCGGTCGGTCTGATCGGCTCGAACGGCTCCGGCAAGTCGACCATGCTGGCGGCGATCGCCGGCCTGCTGCCGACCGAGAAGGGCGCCATCTACACCAACGGCCAGCCCTCGCTGCTGGGCGTGAACGCGGCGCTGATGAACGACCTGACCGGTGAGCGCAACGTGGTGCTGGGCTGCCTGGCGATGGGCATGTCCCCGGCCCAGGTGCGCGAGCGGTACCAGAACATCGTCGACTTCTCGGGCATCAACGAGAAGGGCGACTTCATCTCGCTGCCGATGCGCACCTACTCCTCCGGCATGGGCGCCCGCCTGCGGTTCTCCATCGCGGCGGCGAAGACCCACGACGTGCTGCTGATCGACGAGGCCCTCGCCACCGGCGACCAGGGCTTCCAGCAGCGCTCCAAGGCCCGGATCAACGAGCTGCGCAAGGAGGCCGGCACCGTCTTCCTGGTGAGCCACGACAACAACGCGATCCGCGAGGTCTGTGAGCGCACCATCTGGATCGAGCACGGTGAGCTGATCATGGACGGTCCGACCGAGGAGGTCGTCCGGCGGTACGAGAAGGGCGACCGCCCCTGA